In Altererythrobacter rubellus, the following are encoded in one genomic region:
- a CDS encoding C13 family peptidase, protein MKRGAFFSIGLAAAVAITAPALAQEASTSEDNASTHSARWPSLGSGSTPQDMQQSLEQGPELNRNLSALDLLEQRRRLDSALAAIAPQRAGQVDAYVVAIALDSDPVFAREAREVGEVLKHRYNAQDRTLVLAGPDGEDDGLPRGSIRSLLIALASIAEKMDPAEDVLVLYSTSHGLPQGLAYHYEDSGYGVLSPKLLKDTFAELGIEKRLLLLSACYSGVFVPKLAGENTAIITASADNRTSFGCQPDNDWTFFGDALVNRAMRKPQTLLMAHREAVLSIADWESRMRLPASLPQARIGNGAMSWLSAIEASMPRVATAPTGKPAMGE, encoded by the coding sequence ATGAAGAGGGGCGCTTTTTTCTCAATTGGTTTGGCAGCAGCGGTGGCGATCACAGCACCGGCGCTGGCACAAGAAGCGTCCACATCAGAAGACAACGCCTCCACTCATAGCGCGCGGTGGCCCAGCCTCGGCTCGGGCTCCACGCCACAAGACATGCAGCAGAGCCTGGAACAAGGGCCAGAGCTTAACCGCAATCTTTCCGCGCTCGATCTGCTCGAGCAGCGCCGAAGGCTGGACAGCGCTCTCGCAGCAATTGCGCCGCAGCGGGCGGGGCAGGTCGATGCATATGTCGTCGCGATCGCGCTCGACAGCGATCCGGTATTCGCTCGCGAGGCGCGCGAAGTCGGTGAGGTATTGAAGCATCGCTACAACGCCCAGGACCGGACGCTGGTTCTCGCCGGGCCTGACGGTGAAGATGATGGCCTGCCGCGCGGTTCGATCCGCTCGCTTTTGATCGCGCTCGCCAGCATCGCTGAAAAGATGGACCCGGCTGAAGACGTGCTGGTGCTCTATTCTACCAGCCACGGACTGCCACAAGGTCTGGCCTATCACTACGAAGATAGCGGCTATGGCGTGCTATCGCCCAAACTGCTGAAAGACACCTTCGCAGAGCTAGGAATCGAGAAACGCTTGCTGCTGCTCTCGGCATGCTACTCCGGAGTTTTCGTGCCAAAACTCGCAGGCGAGAACACCGCGATCATCACCGCGTCGGCTGACAATCGCACGTCTTTTGGCTGTCAGCCAGACAATGACTGGACGTTTTTCGGAGACGCGCTGGTCAACCGCGCAATGCGAAAGCCGCAAACGCTACTGATGGCGCACCGCGAAGCTGTGCTTTCGATAGCGGATTGGGAATCACGCATGCGGTTGCCCGCCAGCTTGCCGCAGGCGCGGATCGGCAATGGGGCGATGAGCTGGCTCAGCGCAATCGAAGCGAGCATGCCGCGGGTCGCGACAGCGCCCACTGGCAAGCCGGCTATGGGCGAATAA
- a CDS encoding esterase-like activity of phytase family protein: protein MTWKLALPLAFGVAATAAVMHAPSFAETGTVMPETLPVSLDPNDADNVKLGELIYRGGLEIEAGELEIGGISGLEWHDGHLVGVMDDGRWLTIETDEIRGTLVDLIEIEVGALNDERGKPLRGKADSDAEAITRSSDGGWLVSFEQDHRVWRYASLAGPAEPAAHDAVTHVANAPSNSGLETLAVTSNGYLACGEWAGEAQPNCVLKDNVGLVNFELEPPAPLDTRGGVPTDADCASNGVCFVLFRSWSRELGNSAAIIAMGPDGLDETLAVWDTSLSIDNFEGIAVREEGEETFLYIVSDNNFSSDQRTLLMKFQVSQRAATAPGVPPKVYATELVVLETSMGDITVSLETERAPITAANFLRYVDEDRYDNTKCYRAMRVTGGQEQSGFLQCGTQNDPRRILDGITHEPTNETGLSHTDGALSMARFEPGSATGDFSIMIRDQRGLDAYPESDDPGRRPGFAVFGYVVGGMDVVHAIHATPTDPDKGEGFLKGQMLAKPIEIVNVRRVDAAE from the coding sequence ATGACTTGGAAGTTAGCACTCCCACTCGCATTCGGCGTTGCGGCAACGGCCGCTGTTATGCACGCCCCCTCCTTCGCGGAAACAGGCACAGTGATGCCCGAGACCTTGCCGGTTTCGCTTGACCCCAATGATGCCGACAACGTCAAACTCGGTGAGCTGATCTATCGTGGCGGTCTGGAAATCGAAGCCGGCGAACTGGAAATCGGCGGGATATCGGGCCTGGAATGGCACGACGGACATTTGGTTGGCGTGATGGATGACGGGCGCTGGTTGACCATCGAAACAGACGAGATCCGCGGCACACTCGTCGATTTGATCGAGATCGAAGTCGGCGCACTGAATGACGAGCGTGGAAAGCCCCTGCGCGGGAAAGCCGACAGCGATGCCGAAGCGATAACCCGCTCTAGCGATGGTGGCTGGCTGGTATCGTTTGAACAGGATCACCGAGTTTGGCGCTATGCCAGCTTGGCGGGGCCAGCGGAACCTGCCGCCCATGATGCCGTCACGCATGTTGCCAATGCGCCATCAAACAGCGGTCTGGAAACGCTGGCAGTAACGTCGAACGGCTACCTTGCGTGCGGCGAATGGGCGGGCGAAGCGCAGCCAAACTGTGTGCTGAAAGACAATGTTGGTCTAGTCAATTTCGAGCTCGAGCCCCCAGCTCCGCTGGACACGCGCGGAGGTGTCCCGACCGATGCCGATTGCGCGAGCAATGGTGTGTGTTTCGTACTCTTCCGCAGCTGGTCTCGGGAACTCGGAAATTCGGCTGCAATCATCGCAATGGGTCCGGACGGACTGGATGAGACACTCGCCGTCTGGGACACGTCGCTTTCGATCGACAATTTCGAAGGGATCGCGGTGCGCGAAGAAGGCGAAGAGACCTTTCTCTACATCGTATCAGACAACAATTTCTCCAGCGATCAGCGGACCTTGCTGATGAAATTTCAGGTCAGTCAGCGCGCCGCGACTGCTCCGGGCGTCCCGCCAAAGGTCTATGCAACCGAACTGGTCGTGCTGGAAACTTCCATGGGTGACATCACGGTCTCGCTCGAGACTGAACGCGCACCGATTACTGCCGCCAACTTCCTGCGCTATGTCGATGAAGATCGATACGACAACACCAAATGCTATCGCGCGATGCGGGTGACAGGCGGCCAGGAGCAGAGCGGCTTCCTGCAATGTGGAACACAAAACGATCCGCGACGGATACTTGACGGCATTACTCACGAACCGACCAATGAAACCGGGCTCAGCCACACCGATGGCGCACTGTCGATGGCGCGGTTTGAACCGGGCAGCGCGACAGGTGACTTCTCGATCATGATCCGCGATCAACGCGGGCTGGATGCCTATCCGGAATCTGATGACCCCGGTCGCCGCCCCGGCTTTGCCGTGTTTGGCTATGTAGTGGGCGGGATGGATGTCGTTCACGCAATTCACGCTACGCCCACCGATCCGGACAAAGGCGAAGGCTTCCTCAAAGGCCAGATGCTTGCGAAGCCAATTGAGATCGTAAATGTGCGGCGCGTTGACGCGGCAGAATAG
- a CDS encoding BlaI/MecI/CopY family transcriptional regulator: MGQGSNAKPERISEAEHAVMEVLWDRNPATAADVSDALAQNRGWSLATVKTLLGRLVQKHAISASPDGRRYLYTPLIERSDYIGTESKRLVDRLFGGRAASLVAHLADQEALTEDDLTEIEALLKELKR; encoded by the coding sequence ATGGGACAGGGCAGTAACGCAAAACCCGAACGCATTAGCGAGGCCGAGCACGCCGTTATGGAGGTGCTGTGGGATAGAAACCCGGCAACCGCCGCTGATGTATCGGATGCGCTGGCACAGAATCGCGGCTGGAGCCTGGCCACAGTCAAAACGCTGCTCGGGCGACTGGTCCAGAAGCACGCCATTTCTGCCAGTCCAGACGGCAGGCGCTATCTCTATACGCCGCTGATCGAACGCTCGGACTATATCGGAACCGAAAGCAAAAGGCTGGTCGACCGGCTGTTCGGAGGTCGTGCCGCCTCACTGGTGGCGCATCTGGCCGATCAGGAAGCGCTTACAGAAGATGATCTGACGGAAATCGAAGCCCTGTTGAAGGAGCTGAAACGATGA
- a CDS encoding M56 family metallopeptidase, which translates to MMDWLTDTFIWTAALIALVLLIRRPVARHFGPQAAYALWALPLIRLVLPPLTLPAWMAPSEPATALATEVEPLDVFALVAERNAIPFPGSDVTLSQPLLPFNLSEFVLAIWLAGAATFLFLRFRAYSRMRQELLAEGRDVGQAGKVRLIETPLTSAPLAFGVIDKVVALPEGFMATWYRDARDLALAHELAHHKGHDLAINMAVQPLFALHWFNPLGYLGWLALRRDQEAACDARVIAKRAKEDRATYAQVIASFAAGPNVALAAPMTCPVLGDKSIIHRLRSLKMNNQSTKRRMAGRGLLAAALVALPLTATVTYADSTSFDDVFADVPAPPAPPTPPTPGTAVPAPPAPPAAPEAPEAPEVEENVWVEKDEDGVERRYVIRKAVHVDGQHDDHEVHREVKKHRIVRVQREGEGLTEEEKREILIEVREGLEEADVALREAFAEQSMAFAELENGEGNFTVVEVNCDTGGKGKKLMQDGEEVTVICKSEIMASALSGLKEARKALASNPEMPEDMLKEVIAALDEKIAAWESR; encoded by the coding sequence ATGATGGACTGGCTAACCGATACATTCATTTGGACCGCGGCATTGATTGCGCTGGTCCTGCTCATTCGTCGCCCTGTGGCACGGCATTTCGGCCCCCAAGCGGCCTATGCACTGTGGGCTCTGCCGCTGATAAGGTTGGTTCTCCCCCCACTGACCTTGCCCGCATGGATGGCGCCGTCGGAGCCAGCAACTGCGCTTGCGACTGAGGTTGAGCCACTTGATGTCTTTGCGCTTGTCGCTGAGCGCAACGCTATTCCTTTTCCAGGGTCAGACGTAACTCTCAGCCAGCCCTTGCTGCCGTTCAATCTTTCAGAATTCGTGCTGGCCATTTGGCTGGCGGGTGCTGCGACATTCCTTTTCCTGCGCTTCCGGGCGTATAGCCGGATGCGGCAGGAGCTTCTGGCCGAAGGACGCGACGTCGGCCAGGCCGGCAAGGTGCGCCTGATCGAAACCCCTTTGACCAGCGCGCCCCTTGCCTTCGGCGTAATCGACAAAGTTGTGGCGCTGCCCGAAGGTTTCATGGCCACTTGGTATCGTGATGCCCGAGATCTGGCGCTGGCACATGAGTTGGCACACCACAAAGGGCACGATCTTGCAATTAACATGGCTGTGCAGCCCCTGTTCGCGCTGCATTGGTTTAATCCACTTGGCTATCTTGGCTGGCTCGCGCTGCGGCGTGACCAGGAAGCGGCCTGTGACGCGCGCGTGATTGCGAAGCGCGCGAAGGAAGACCGCGCGACCTATGCGCAAGTGATCGCCAGTTTTGCTGCCGGACCCAATGTCGCGCTTGCTGCGCCGATGACGTGCCCGGTGCTCGGGGACAAATCGATAATTCACCGTTTGAGGAGCCTTAAAATGAACAATCAATCAACTAAGCGCCGCATGGCTGGACGCGGCCTATTGGCTGCTGCCTTGGTTGCCTTGCCGCTAACCGCGACTGTCACCTATGCTGACAGCACGAGCTTTGACGATGTGTTTGCCGATGTGCCGGCACCGCCAGCACCTCCAACACCCCCGACACCAGGTACAGCCGTTCCGGCACCTCCTGCGCCGCCCGCTGCGCCCGAAGCGCCCGAGGCTCCTGAAGTTGAAGAGAACGTATGGGTTGAGAAAGACGAAGACGGCGTTGAACGCCGATATGTCATCCGCAAGGCGGTGCATGTCGATGGCCAGCATGACGACCACGAGGTGCATCGCGAAGTAAAGAAGCACCGCATCGTGCGGGTCCAGCGCGAAGGTGAAGGGCTTACCGAAGAGGAAAAGCGCGAAATCCTGATCGAAGTTCGCGAAGGATTAGAAGAAGCGGATGTTGCTCTGAGGGAAGCATTCGCAGAACAGAGCATGGCGTTCGCAGAGCTAGAGAATGGTGAAGGCAACTTCACCGTTGTTGAAGTCAACTGCGACACCGGAGGCAAGGGCAAGAAGCTGATGCAGGACGGTGAGGAAGTGACTGTGATTTGCAAAAGTGAAATCATGGCCAGCGCACTGTCCGGACTGAAAGAGGCTCGCAAAGCGCTCGCAAGCAACCCCGAAATGCCAGAGGATATGCTCAAGGAAGTGATCGCGGCATTGGATGAGAAGATCGCAGCCTGGGAAAGCCGCTGA
- the creD gene encoding cell envelope integrity protein CreD gives MKLLIVALIGGALIIPLLFVYGLVSDRQHQAREAQDSIAAGWAGAQAVSGPVLMLPYRKDHITTEIVEGRSMRRTVRERHNLFLSPEQQSVEAQIDPQVKERAIYRSVLYRASINGSARFELPDDLTGLGIDRQDLLLDEAELRFGMSDPRGLQTDARLVVNGDAMELHPGRGPASSGGTGVHAMLDWTGGETLDLQWSYSLRGSRSFGFVPRGQSTEWTVTSSWAHPSFVGSFLPDADAAQISDEGFSASWSISNLALGQPMVSQNDFGPAQFEQSPVEVASDNGASKMATIRLVEPVDLYSLVDRSVKYGFLFIGFTFLAFLMFDIIGGAKVASAEYLLSGAGLILFFVMLLAFAEMIGFAWAYIVASGAIIGLLTSYSAAVLKSWRRASMIGGLLVGLYVMLYVLLNLEGLSLVIGSVILFFALAGVMYTTRDIDWSDGGSNDGEVTGYA, from the coding sequence ATGAAACTACTGATTGTCGCGCTGATAGGTGGCGCGCTGATCATACCGCTATTGTTTGTCTACGGATTGGTCAGTGATCGCCAGCATCAGGCGCGGGAAGCGCAGGATTCGATAGCTGCAGGTTGGGCCGGCGCACAGGCCGTTTCCGGCCCGGTGCTGATGCTACCCTACAGGAAAGATCACATCACAACGGAGATTGTCGAAGGCCGAAGCATGCGCCGTACCGTGCGCGAGCGGCACAATCTCTTTCTCTCTCCGGAACAGCAAAGCGTTGAAGCGCAGATTGACCCGCAGGTGAAGGAGCGCGCGATCTATCGTTCGGTTCTGTATCGCGCTTCAATCAACGGTTCGGCACGTTTCGAATTGCCCGATGATCTGACCGGGCTTGGCATCGATCGTCAGGACCTGTTGCTTGATGAAGCTGAGTTGCGTTTCGGAATGAGCGATCCCCGCGGTTTGCAAACTGATGCGCGGCTGGTTGTAAACGGAGACGCAATGGAGCTGCACCCAGGGCGCGGGCCAGCCTCAAGCGGTGGGACAGGTGTACATGCTATGCTCGATTGGACGGGTGGTGAGACACTTGACCTGCAATGGTCCTACAGCCTGCGCGGCAGCCGCAGCTTCGGCTTTGTACCGCGCGGTCAGTCGACTGAATGGACCGTCACTTCAAGCTGGGCGCACCCGAGCTTCGTTGGCAGCTTTCTGCCTGATGCCGATGCCGCGCAGATCAGTGACGAGGGTTTCTCCGCTAGCTGGTCCATCTCCAATCTGGCCCTGGGGCAACCGATGGTATCGCAAAATGACTTCGGCCCGGCACAGTTCGAGCAATCACCGGTCGAGGTTGCAAGTGACAATGGTGCCAGCAAAATGGCGACGATCCGATTGGTCGAGCCGGTTGATCTCTACAGCCTGGTTGACCGTTCCGTGAAGTATGGCTTCCTGTTCATCGGCTTCACATTTCTGGCCTTCCTGATGTTTGACATTATTGGCGGCGCGAAAGTTGCGAGCGCAGAATATCTTCTGAGTGGCGCTGGCCTGATCCTTTTCTTCGTTATGCTGCTGGCATTTGCAGAGATGATCGGGTTCGCTTGGGCATACATTGTCGCCAGTGGTGCGATTATCGGATTGCTCACCAGCTATAGCGCTGCGGTGCTGAAAAGCTGGCGCCGCGCGAGCATGATCGGTGGCTTGCTCGTGGGCCTGTATGTCATGCTCTACGTACTGCTGAACCTCGAAGGCCTATCGCTAGTGATCGGTTCAGTGATCCTGTTCTTTGCACTGGCAGGGGTGATGTACACGACCCGCGATATCGACTGGAGCGATGGTGGTAGCAACGACGGCGAAGTGACTGGCTACGCCTGA
- a CDS encoding 3-hydroxybutyrate dehydrogenase produces MFLQGKRALVTGSTSGIGLAIARALSSEGAEVILNGFGDRSEIASLCDEMGATHSAANLLDPSDIEAMMADAGEIDILVNNAGMQHVSPVEEFPQDKWDAIIGLNLSAVFHTTRHAVLGMRAKGWGRIINTASAHSKTASPFKSAYNASKHGVDGFTKTIALELAQTGVTANCISPGYVWTPLIEGQIPDTMKARGLSREEVINDVLLAKQPTKKFVQPHEIGALAVFLCREEAGNVTGANWSIDGGWTAE; encoded by the coding sequence ATGTTCCTTCAGGGAAAACGCGCTCTGGTAACCGGATCCACCTCGGGAATCGGGCTTGCGATTGCGCGGGCCTTGAGCAGCGAAGGCGCAGAAGTGATCCTGAATGGTTTCGGTGACAGGTCCGAGATTGCGTCACTATGCGATGAAATGGGTGCGACGCATTCGGCCGCCAATCTGCTCGACCCGTCCGATATCGAGGCAATGATGGCGGACGCGGGTGAAATCGACATCCTTGTCAATAATGCCGGAATGCAGCACGTCTCGCCGGTCGAAGAATTCCCGCAAGACAAGTGGGACGCGATCATAGGGCTCAACCTTAGCGCGGTGTTCCACACTACGCGGCACGCGGTGCTTGGCATGAGGGCAAAGGGTTGGGGACGGATCATCAACACGGCCTCTGCGCATTCCAAAACGGCGTCACCGTTCAAAAGCGCATATAATGCGTCGAAACACGGCGTGGACGGTTTCACCAAGACTATCGCGTTGGAGCTTGCGCAGACCGGCGTGACTGCCAACTGCATTTCGCCTGGTTATGTATGGACACCGCTGATCGAAGGGCAGATCCCAGATACGATGAAAGCGCGCGGGCTTAGCCGCGAAGAAGTGATCAATGATGTGTTGCTGGCCAAGCAACCGACCAAGAAATTTGTGCAACCGCATGAGATTGGCGCGCTGGCGGTGTTCCTTTGCCGTGAAGAGGCGGGCAATGTAACCGGTGCGAACTGGAGCATCGATGGCGGCTGGACCGCTGAATAA
- a CDS encoding M28 family peptidase, producing the protein MIERRTLAAFAIALTLSACASTGLKVSDSEFTSLENRIDQHISVLASDEFAGRRPGTIGETKTLDYMRSVLEPAGFVSGTNDPANPWNAPVLLANIKGESALAQFKIGRRVIPVDPEAIAAATEARRALMEDADTLFVGYADGDVDEAVVSERVVIMLSDPGKSPARRAALQEKGPVAVVTVVESAESTAQIRQFQMRDRLALASQADENVSVFMAREVLANVLGETRWAELLELADASKGANDFVPIPLSAKLTLDIRTDRREVPSRNFLAKLPGTNPDAGAVLLLGHWDHFGECGPEGAEDRLCNGAVDNASGIGLMMELGKRLAAGEPMERDLYILGTTAEEWGLLGAQAFADQPPLPLENIVAAFNFDTVAISPRGSPVGFIGEGRTPLDAIIKEAINDIGRELAPRELSEPFLQRQDGWALLQRDVPSVLLSNAFGSEEKLTEFLSGDYHQASDNPGDIELGGAVDDLLLHELLIRRVADSAVYP; encoded by the coding sequence ATGATCGAGAGACGAACTTTAGCTGCCTTCGCAATCGCATTGACTTTATCGGCTTGCGCAAGCACTGGCCTCAAAGTTTCGGATTCAGAGTTCACCTCGCTCGAAAACAGGATCGATCAGCATATCAGCGTTCTGGCCAGCGATGAGTTTGCAGGTCGCAGACCCGGCACAATTGGCGAGACGAAAACGCTTGATTACATGCGGTCGGTGCTAGAGCCGGCTGGCTTTGTTTCAGGCACGAATGACCCGGCCAATCCATGGAATGCACCAGTCTTGTTGGCCAATATCAAAGGCGAAAGCGCCCTCGCGCAGTTCAAGATCGGAAGGCGTGTGATTCCAGTCGATCCCGAAGCGATTGCCGCTGCTACGGAAGCGCGCCGAGCCTTGATGGAAGACGCGGACACGTTGTTCGTGGGTTATGCCGATGGTGACGTTGACGAGGCGGTTGTGAGCGAGCGTGTCGTGATCATGTTAAGCGATCCGGGAAAAAGCCCGGCACGCCGGGCTGCGCTGCAAGAGAAAGGCCCGGTTGCAGTTGTGACAGTAGTGGAGTCGGCAGAAAGCACCGCGCAAATCCGCCAATTCCAGATGCGAGATAGGCTAGCCCTCGCATCGCAAGCGGACGAAAATGTTTCTGTCTTTATGGCCCGGGAAGTTCTTGCAAACGTTCTGGGTGAAACGAGATGGGCTGAACTGCTGGAATTGGCCGATGCGAGCAAGGGTGCCAATGACTTTGTGCCGATACCGCTGAGCGCCAAATTGACCCTCGACATACGTACAGACAGGCGTGAAGTGCCATCGCGCAACTTCCTCGCCAAGCTTCCCGGGACAAACCCTGATGCCGGAGCGGTGTTGCTTCTGGGCCATTGGGACCATTTCGGCGAATGTGGACCGGAAGGTGCTGAGGACCGGCTGTGCAATGGCGCGGTCGACAATGCCAGCGGGATTGGCCTGATGATGGAGCTTGGCAAGCGTCTGGCAGCTGGCGAACCGATGGAGCGCGATCTCTACATCCTTGGGACGACGGCAGAGGAGTGGGGCTTGTTGGGTGCGCAAGCCTTTGCAGATCAACCGCCGCTGCCGCTCGAAAATATCGTCGCGGCATTCAATTTCGACACCGTGGCGATTTCGCCCAGAGGTAGCCCGGTCGGCTTTATCGGCGAAGGGCGAACGCCGCTTGATGCGATCATAAAGGAAGCAATCAACGATATAGGACGTGAGTTAGCGCCACGTGAGCTGTCAGAGCCGTTCTTGCAGCGTCAGGACGGCTGGGCGTTGCTGCAGCGTGACGTGCCGTCAGTGCTATTGTCCAATGCATTCGGTTCAGAGGAGAAACTGACCGAGTTTCTTTCGGGGGACTATCATCAGGCATCCGATAACCCCGGCGATATCGAGCTAGGCGGAGCGGTGGATGACCTTCTGTTGCACGAGTTGCTGATCCGCCGGGTGGCCGATAGCGCGGTGTATCCCTAG
- the guaB gene encoding IMP dehydrogenase, with product MDIPLGLTFDDVLLRPAESDILPSMANTATKLTRDISLNIPVISSAMDTVTEADMAIVMAQLGGIGVLHRNLDIAEQCAAVRTVKRFESGMVVNPITITPDATLGDAQALMDLHRISGIPVTDASSKLVGILTNRDVRFAENPMQPVRELMTTENLATVPLGTGQEEARRLLHQRRIEKLLVVDDDGHCVGLITVKDIEKAVNYPRATKDTAGRLRVAAATTVGDKGFERTEALIDAEVDVVVIDTAHGHNKDVARAVERAKKLSNSVQVIAGNVATAEATRALVDAGADAVKVGIGPGSICTTRVVAGVGVPQLTAVIESAAEAAKSGIPVIADGGLRTSGDAAKALAAGASTVMVGSMLAGTAESPGETFLYQGRSYKAYRGMGSVGAMARGSADRYFQADVSAMKLVPEGIEGQVPFKGPAADVIHQLVGGVKAAMGYTGSATIEDLQKRAKFVRITGAGLSESHVHDVAITREAPNYPTR from the coding sequence ATGGATATTCCCCTCGGCTTGACCTTTGACGACGTGCTCTTGCGCCCGGCCGAAAGCGATATCTTGCCATCAATGGCGAACACCGCGACGAAGCTGACCCGTGATATCTCGCTCAACATTCCGGTGATATCTTCCGCGATGGACACGGTTACCGAAGCTGACATGGCAATTGTCATGGCGCAGCTTGGCGGGATTGGTGTGTTGCATCGCAATCTCGATATTGCAGAGCAATGCGCTGCTGTCCGCACGGTAAAACGTTTCGAGAGCGGCATGGTCGTCAACCCGATTACGATCACACCGGATGCCACGCTGGGTGATGCACAGGCATTGATGGATCTGCACCGTATCAGCGGGATTCCGGTCACGGATGCTTCAAGCAAGCTGGTCGGTATTCTGACGAATCGCGACGTGCGCTTTGCCGAAAACCCCATGCAGCCTGTGCGCGAATTGATGACAACGGAAAATCTGGCGACTGTACCGCTCGGGACCGGACAAGAAGAAGCCCGCCGGCTGCTACATCAACGCCGGATCGAAAAACTGCTTGTTGTCGATGATGACGGGCATTGCGTGGGCCTGATTACAGTCAAAGACATCGAGAAAGCTGTCAATTATCCGCGCGCAACCAAGGATACAGCGGGCCGCCTGCGTGTGGCAGCGGCAACTACGGTTGGTGACAAGGGCTTTGAACGCACTGAAGCTTTGATCGACGCGGAAGTGGACGTGGTGGTGATCGACACCGCTCATGGCCATAACAAGGATGTCGCGCGCGCTGTTGAACGCGCCAAGAAACTTTCGAACTCGGTCCAGGTTATTGCAGGCAATGTCGCCACTGCAGAGGCCACTCGTGCGCTGGTCGACGCGGGTGCAGACGCAGTGAAGGTTGGCATTGGCCCCGGCTCGATCTGTACGACCCGCGTGGTTGCCGGTGTCGGTGTGCCTCAATTGACCGCGGTTATAGAAAGCGCGGCAGAAGCGGCCAAGTCAGGCATCCCAGTGATCGCCGATGGCGGACTGCGCACTTCGGGCGATGCAGCCAAGGCTCTGGCGGCAGGCGCTTCGACGGTGATGGTCGGTTCTATGCTGGCAGGAACCGCTGAAAGTCCCGGCGAAACCTTCCTGTACCAAGGGCGCAGCTACAAGGCCTATCGCGGCATGGGCAGCGTGGGGGCAATGGCACGCGGCAGCGCGGATCGCTATTTCCAGGCGGATGTCTCCGCGATGAAGCTGGTGCCAGAGGGCATTGAAGGCCAGGTGCCGTTCAAAGGCCCGGCCGCAGATGTGATTCACCAGCTGGTTGGCGGCGTGAAAGCTGCGATGGGCTACACCGGCTCTGCAACGATCGAAGACTTGCAGAAACGCGCGAAATTTGTGCGGATCACCGGTGCCGGACTTTCCGAAAGCCATGTCCACGATGTCGCGATCACCCGCGAAGCGCCGAACTATCCGACACGTTAG
- a CDS encoding RsmB/NOP family class I SAM-dependent RNA methyltransferase gives MTPAARVQAAIELLDQIIDAAKSKGAPADRLIANYFKQRRYAGSKDRRAVRELVYAAVRACGPIPVSGRAAMLRLAEQDDTIAALFDGSAHGAAAIGDEEKPAPDGVAPDWLTQALTASGIDQNEAAALLDRAPLDIRVNTLKADRSGIELPETGEPLAASQALRFSTGTSVEQWPAYRDGRIEVQDHGSQLVCEAFSARPGETVVDLCAGAGGKSLALASAMQNQGRLLACDTNRGRLSRLAPRAERAGAGLIETLLLNPDRELEMLAEWRGVADAVLVDAPCSGTGTWRRNPEARWRLDEGELTRLTFLQDRLIDIAAAMVKPGGRIGFVTCSLLDVEGKDRIAAALERHPKLKPIDIALPLGRAHGAGVRLSPAHDGTDGFFVAMLRAG, from the coding sequence ATGACCCCCGCGGCACGTGTGCAAGCGGCAATCGAGCTGCTCGATCAAATCATCGATGCGGCGAAAAGCAAAGGTGCGCCCGCAGACCGCTTGATTGCAAACTATTTCAAGCAGCGTCGCTATGCCGGATCGAAGGATCGCCGCGCCGTGCGCGAGCTGGTTTATGCAGCAGTGCGGGCTTGCGGGCCCATTCCCGTTAGCGGACGGGCAGCGATGTTGCGTCTGGCAGAGCAAGACGACACGATCGCAGCATTGTTTGATGGCTCGGCACACGGAGCGGCGGCGATTGGCGATGAAGAGAAGCCAGCACCAGACGGTGTGGCGCCCGATTGGCTGACACAAGCTCTTACCGCGTCCGGGATCGATCAAAACGAGGCCGCCGCGCTGCTCGATCGCGCGCCGCTCGACATTCGCGTGAACACGCTCAAGGCAGACCGCTCAGGCATAGAACTTCCCGAGACCGGCGAGCCGCTCGCGGCATCGCAGGCTCTGCGTTTTTCAACCGGTACTTCGGTCGAGCAATGGCCGGCCTATCGCGATGGTCGGATCGAAGTGCAGGACCACGGCAGCCAGCTGGTGTGTGAGGCGTTTTCGGCCAGACCAGGCGAGACCGTGGTCGATCTGTGCGCCGGGGCAGGGGGAAAATCGCTCGCGCTAGCATCGGCCATGCAAAACCAGGGCCGCTTGCTGGCATGTGATACCAATCGCGGTCGATTGTCACGGCTTGCTCCGCGTGCGGAACGGGCAGGGGCTGGTCTGATCGAAACTCTGTTGCTCAATCCTGATCGCGAATTGGAAATGCTGGCTGAGTGGCGCGGTGTTGCCGATGCCGTGTTGGTGGATGCGCCGTGTTCGGGGACTGGCACATGGCGACGCAATCCAGAAGCACGCTGGCGCCTGGACGAGGGTGAATTAACCAGGCTCACTTTTCTGCAGGACCGGCTGATTGATATCGCAGCCGCGATGGTGAAACCGGGCGGCCGGATCGGTTTTGTCACATGCTCTTTGCTGGATGTCGAAGGGAAGGATCGGATCGCTGCGGCGCTGGAGCGGCATCCAAAGCTCAAACCGATCGACATCGCACTGCCGCTGGGTCGCGCGCATGGGGCGGGTGTTCGTCTTTCTCCTGCTCATGACGGCACTGATGGCTTTTTTGTCGCCATGCTGCGCGCCGGGTGA